Proteins from a single region of Methanophagales archaeon:
- a CDS encoding helix-turn-helix domain-containing protein: MSIEYVTTVDRVVMRVKALMMKNWGFGEGCSTVYAVLLTSREPLSAEEISKRTNYAYSSTIYHLNTLMRWRLVERVRSTRKNVYIANVNFVELIKAEHEKLMAHLKQLYEAVQGTKDLEHLSDEVERAIAYLKRVESVAETGTGTGIEGIEGGG; this comes from the coding sequence ATGTCAATCGAGTATGTAACCACCGTGGACCGCGTGGTCATGCGTGTGAAAGCGCTAATGATGAAGAACTGGGGCTTCGGTGAGGGCTGCAGCACAGTTTATGCTGTGCTCCTTACATCACGTGAACCGCTATCTGCAGAAGAGATAAGTAAAAGAACTAACTACGCCTATTCCTCCACCATATACCATCTTAATACGCTCATGAGGTGGCGGCTGGTGGAACGGGTTAGAAGCACCAGAAAGAACGTGTATATAGCGAATGTGAACTTCGTGGAACTGATAAAAGCGGAGCATGAGAAGCTTATGGCACATCTCAAGCAGCTTTACGAAGCTGTTCAGGGAACAAAAGACCTTGAACATCTCAGTGATGAAGTTGAGCGTGCAATTGCGTATTTGAAAAGAGTGGAAAGTGTCGCTGAGACAGGTACAGGTACGGGTATAGAGGGTATAGAGGGGGGAGGGTGA